A region of Dioscorea cayenensis subsp. rotundata cultivar TDr96_F1 chromosome 5, TDr96_F1_v2_PseudoChromosome.rev07_lg8_w22 25.fasta, whole genome shotgun sequence DNA encodes the following proteins:
- the LOC120259982 gene encoding uncharacterized protein LOC120259982 translates to MDFNLDNMNFSDIIQVDSLNPTLIHNIFGLNLDWDWITSIRFDVNTHNHWVWGPISLRTSVAATVYDCLVSSDPSPWPGWNYIWKLCVLPRIKTFIWKLAHGKLPTSDYLYSLNIGPPTQCHFCGLVSESASHIIWNCYKIVPCWNSLCASFNLDFIILTGFSTSNWLTSRFTSKISDAFFKALIASIAWIIWKDRCNLIFKNWQPKYHTIYSRAWNYCRDFFKSIGKDIREFPYPSLTSSPWSSINLFTDASWSDSSVSCGLGFIAITNTGQILLAGSMKSNTDLPISAEIDAIHFALDQCISKNWSYNRILCDCPGISGLLKHFDSCVA, encoded by the coding sequence ATGGACTTTAACTTAGACAATATGAACTTTTCGGACATCATCCAAGTGGACAGCCTTAATCCAACCCTTATTCACAACATCTTTGGCCTCAACCTTGACTGGGATTGGATCACTAGTATTAGGTTTGATGTTAATACTCATAATCACTGGGTTTGGGGGCCTATCTCCCTTCGTACCTCAGTCGCTGCTACTGTTTACGACTGCTTGGTTTCTTCTGATCCTAGTCCTTGGCCGGGCTGGAATTACATTTGGAAGCTTTGTGTGTTGCCCCGTATTAAGACTTTTATTTGGAAGTTAGCTCATGGCAAACTCCCTACTAGTGATTATCTTTATAGTCTTAATATTGGTCCCCCTACACAATGTCACTTCTGTGGCTTGGTTTCTGAGTCTGCCTCTCATATTATTTGGAATTGCTATAAAATTGTTCCTTGCTGGAATTCTCTTTGCGCTTCTttcaatttggattttattattcttaCTGGTTTTAGTACAAGCAACTGGCTCACTTCGAGATTTACCTCTAAGATTTCTGATGCTTTCTTCAAAGCTCTTATTGCCTCTATTGCTTGGATTATTTGGAAAGATCGTTGTAATTTAATCTTCAAAAACTGGCAACCCAAATATCACACCATTTACTCGCGGGCTTGGAATTACTGTCGGGACTTCTTCAAATCAATCGGTAAAGATATCAGGGAGTTTCCTTACCCTTCTCTCACTTCTTCCCCTTGGAGCTCTATCAATCTCTTTACTGATGCCTCTTGGTCTGATTCTTCTGTGAGTTGTGGCTTAGGCTTTATTGCTATTACCAATACTGGCCAAATTTTACTTGCAGGTTCTATGAAATCAAACACTGATTTGCCAATCTCTGCGGAGATTGATGCCATACACTTTGCCCTAGACCAATGCATCTCCAAAAACTGGTCCTATAACCGAATTCTTTGTGATTGTCCAGGAATTTCTGGCTTATTAAAGCACTTCGACAGCTGCGTGGCGTAG